The sequence below is a genomic window from Streptosporangium lutulentum.
TTTTCGGTCGAAACGTTTCCTGGACACCCGCTCGGGGACGGGGTGCGGCCGTGACGATCGCTGGCCGGTACAGGCTGGGGCGATCGCCGCCGCAGGCATCCTTCGTCGGCCCCCGGCGTCGAGCCCGATGGGCGTCTGAGGCAGCGTGACCGCTGAAACGCTGAAACACGACACGTACGGCCGGGCCTGAGCGAGATCCTTGAGAAAGGATTTCGGCAGGTGGCGGACATGCCTGACGCCTTCTCGGCACCCCAGATAACCAGGGCGTCACACGACGGCGACGGCGTCGATCTCGACGAGGTACCCGGGGCCCAGGCCGGACACGACGTGGACCGTGATGGCCGGAGGCGGGTCGGCCCGGTTCCACACCTGCTGGAAGGCGGCCACCCCCTCGTCGAACGTGTGGCCGTCCGCCACGGCGATGCGCCAGTGCACGATGTTCGCCAGGCTCGCCCCTTCGCTCTCCAAGATGGTGGCGAGGTTGCGGAAGGTCTGCAGGGCCTGCTCTCCGACCGTGGGACCGACGACCTTGCCGTCGGCGTCAACGCCGTTCTGCCCGCCGATGTAGATCGTCTTCGTCGGCTGTTCGACCACGACGGCCTGGCTGAAAGCCGGGCTGCGGTGGAGCCCTTCGGGGTTGATGTGCCGTACGCCCATGCGCTGTCTCCTTCGATGATGAAACCAGTTAAAGGGGTTTCGGTGTGCGGCACCAGTTATAGTGGTTTCATGCGAACGCACGCAACCGGACGAGTGCTGCACGATCCCAAGGGCGGGTCGTTCCGGTTCGACGCCGGCGCCCTCTGCCTGGACTTCGCCCACACCGGCGGCGAGGGCCAATACGCGATATTCGAAACCCTCCACAAGCCTGCCGATCTCGGCGAATGGCTGGCCCAGCCGCCGCTGGCCGCGGTCATGACGGTCCCCGTGACAGCCCGCGAGCTGACCGCGGCCAAGGCCCTCCGACAGGCGATCTGGGACGCGGCGCACGCCCGGGCGGCGCATCGCGCCCTTCCTGCCGCGGCGGTCGCCGTCATCAACCGGATCGCGGCCGCGGCGCCGCTGGTCCCCGAGCTCGCCGCCGACGCCACGACCGCGGGGTGGGCGCCGCCGGTGCGGGCGGCGCAAGTGCTGTCGACGCTGGCGCGGGAGATGATCGACCTGCTGTCCGGGCCGCTCTCCGAGCGCATCCGCGAGTGCGCGAGCGACAACTGCCCGCTGGTGTTCGTCGACACCTCCCGCCCCGGCGCCCGGCGCTGGTGCGCGATGGAGCGGTGCGGCAACCGCCACAAGCTCCGGGCCCTCCGCGCCCGACAGGCCACGGTCCCGTGACGCGGCCTCAAGCACGGCCCATCCTGGGTTATTCCAGCCCTGACCATGCCCGCGACGGTGATCGCCGAGCGGATCGGCTGGGAGTCCCCGATCACCGTCTTCAAAGATCGGATCTGCGTTCTGCGGCCGCAGCTCAAGCCGGTCAATCCGGCGTCACGGAGCACCTATCAAGCCGATGAGCTGGCCCACACGCCGAAGTCATCAGTTTGAAGGGGGACAGCTACCGCCTCAAAAACCGTGACCTCGGCCGCATGCCGGCGGCCAATCCCAGCAACAGGAGCCCCAAGCCGACCAAACAGTCTCGATCCCCGGGAAACGATCAACCCAGATCCGGGAAGCGATCTTCAGAGCCTTGCTCGTGTACCAGGTCAGGCATACTCGTGAACACCCCGACCACGACGTCCCCGAGGCAATCTTGCGCGACGGATGGAACCGGGTCCTGGCCCCCACCGACCCCCTGGCCGAGCAGGGCGTGCACATCGCCAAGGAATGGGACGGCGGCGAGTACTTCCCGTTCTCCACCTCTACCGAGGTCACGCCTCAGGCCGGCACCGAGGCGGGGGCCTAGAGAGGGTCTGACAATTCGGCGTGGCGGAGCCAGAGCATCAGGCAACCGACGGTGGCGCCCGCGAGGTAGCGGCTGGCGAGTTTGTCGAAGCGGGTGGCGATGGCCCGTCACTGCTTGAGCTTGCCGAAGCAACGTTCCACCAGGTTGCGCTGCTTGTAGCTCTGACGGTCGAAAGCGGGTGGACGGCCTCCCTGGCCGCCTTTGCGCTTGCGGTTGGCGAGCTGGTCTTTTCGCTCGGGGATGACCGCCTTGATGCCGCGCCGGCGCAGATAGGCGCGGATCTTCTTGGAGGAGTAGCCCTTGTCACCGAGGAGACCATCGGGACGGGTACGAGGGCGCCCCGCGCCACGGCGGGGCAGCCGTAGCGCGGCCATCACCGCCTCGAACGCGGTGCAGTCGGCCACGTTCCCGCCGGTCAGGTGCAGGGTCATCGGCAGCCCTCGGCCCTCGGTGATCAGGTGGAGCTTGGTGGTGAATCCTCCCCGGGAACGGCCGAGGGCCTGCCGCCTTTGCGACTCCTTCGTATTGATCGTCCCGCCGTCATGCCCCTTTTTCGGGCGCCGGCCGCATGCTGATGAGCCCGGGAGATGGTGGAGTCGATGCTGACGGTCCACTCCACGGACGGCCCCGCCCGTCCGTAACCGGTAGCAACGGCTCGATCCTCCGCCAGGCCTTATCGGTCAGCTCACCGCGTCTCACCATGAACGATCATCTAACCGCACCAGCCATGATCATTTATCAGACAGACTCTAGGACCTACCCCCTCGAAGACCCTCCAGGAATCGCTGCACTACCTCCCGAGCGGATCCCTCCGCGGCCCCCGCGCGATGGCCAATCTCGCCGTGAGACACCAGGAACCTAGTGTGACCTTTCACGCCCTCCAGGGCAGAAGGAAGAACCCGGAACATGGCCTTGAACCTTGACACCCGCACAGCCCCTCGCAACCACGCCGAGCTCAAGAAGCTGGTGCAGGCAGTGCGTGGAGCGAGCAAAGCCGATGAGACGTTCTGGCTGGAATTGCGGGGCGCGGCCTCGGCGGCGGCCCGCTGGGTCCGCTCGTGGGCCAGCGCCTCCCGCGTGGTCTCGGCGGCAGAACGGGCGGCGGCCAGCTCGACGGCGTGGGTCTGGCGGAGCTTTGCCAGCTCGACGTGCACGGCGTTGGCCTGCTTCCGGAGGGCGGTGAGTTCGGCGCGGACCTGCTCGTGCGTTCCTGCTCTGCGGCGAGGTGGTCGGCCGCCTCCTCGCGCACCTGGGTCAGCTCGGCGCGGTGGGTCTTCTCCAACTCCTGGTTGCTCTTGGCCAGGG
It includes:
- a CDS encoding RidA family protein; the protein is MGVRHINPEGLHRSPAFSQAVVVEQPTKTIYIGGQNGVDADGKVVGPTVGEQALQTFRNLATILESEGASLANIVHWRIAVADGHTFDEGVAAFQQVWNRADPPPAITVHVVSGLGPGYLVEIDAVAVV
- a CDS encoding CGNR zinc finger domain-containing protein — encoded protein: MRTHATGRVLHDPKGGSFRFDAGALCLDFAHTGGEGQYAIFETLHKPADLGEWLAQPPLAAVMTVPVTARELTAAKALRQAIWDAAHARAAHRALPAAAVAVINRIAAAAPLVPELAADATTAGWAPPVRAAQVLSTLAREMIDLLSGPLSERIRECASDNCPLVFVDTSRPGARRWCAMERCGNRHKLRALRARQATVP